The genome window GATTTCTAAACTTGGCGACAAGTTCTGTGGCGTCCGTTCAAAATTGAGGTCTGTTTGAATACAGTAAAAGTGCTTGATCACGTCAGCCAATGCAGACGGAGCGTCAAAGTGCGTACCAATGGATCGCTTAGTCATTTCGTTTTCTTACAATTTTACCGACCATAGCTCGCTTAATTTTGACCTAAAATAAAACAAAAACTTTATCCAAAATGGCAACATCAGAATTAACAAAATTATTGGTAACCGGTGCAACGGGAACGATTGGAAAAGAATTATGCAAAATATTGTCAGCCAAAGGCGTACCCTACAAAGCCATGGTTCGTTCGGTCGCTCGTGCGCAGAACATGGACGATCTGGCCGGAGCCGAACTTGTAACCGGCGATTTCAATGATTCCGAATCATTAAAGTCAGCATTAACCGGAGTCGAACGGGCATTTTTGCTGACGAACTCATCGGAGCAGGCAGAACAGCAGCAGATTAGATTTGTTGACATAGCGCAAGAAGCTGGTGTTAAGCACATTGTTAAGCTGTCTCAATGGGCCGCAGACGCTGAGTCACCGGTGCGCTTTTTGCGTTACCATGCTGCGGTTGAAGCACATATCCACAAGTCAGGCATGCTATATACCTTCCTAAGACCCAACCTTTTCATGCAAGGACTGCTCGGTTTCCGGGATTCGATTCGTTTTCAGGGACAGTTTTACGGTGCCATTGGCGATGCTAAAATCAGCATTGTGGACGTACGTGACATAGCCGCCGCCGCAGCAGCAGCGCTCACCGATCCACGGCACGAAAATCAGGTTTATGCATTAACCGGTCCGGAAGCATTGTCGCACCACGAATTGGCGGATACGCTTTCTGCTGTCCTCGGCTACTCCGTTACATTTATAGACCTTACTTCTGAAATGCTTGAAGAAATGCTCTTGAAGGTCGGCTTCCCAACCTGGCAGGCTGAGGGACTTGTGGAAGACTATGCGCATTATAAGAAAGGCGAAGCTTCGGAAGTGGCTCCGGGCATTATGGATGCAACCGGAACAGCACCGCGCACATTTAGCGATTTTGCAAAAGATCACGCGGCGCTGTTCCGACCGTAGCGGTTGTGTGAATGCTGATGTATGTTTATAGAGCAGAAAAGTGAATTTTGGACCTCAATCACATACTGCTCATTATATTCCGAAGTTTTGTCAAGTGTCAATCGTTACCTTTGACGGACAAAACATTTTTGTATAGTCAGTTTGTATAGTCAGAATGAAATGGATCACCCGCGAACGCCCAAAAATTGA of Dyadobacter chenhuakuii contains these proteins:
- a CDS encoding SDR family oxidoreductase, with translation MATSELTKLLVTGATGTIGKELCKILSAKGVPYKAMVRSVARAQNMDDLAGAELVTGDFNDSESLKSALTGVERAFLLTNSSEQAEQQQIRFVDIAQEAGVKHIVKLSQWAADAESPVRFLRYHAAVEAHIHKSGMLYTFLRPNLFMQGLLGFRDSIRFQGQFYGAIGDAKISIVDVRDIAAAAAAALTDPRHENQVYALTGPEALSHHELADTLSAVLGYSVTFIDLTSEMLEEMLLKVGFPTWQAEGLVEDYAHYKKGEASEVAPGIMDATGTAPRTFSDFAKDHAALFRP